In Brachyhypopomus gauderio isolate BG-103 chromosome 2, BGAUD_0.2, whole genome shotgun sequence, the DNA window CGTCAATTTATGCAGGTATTTATCAATATGTCTGGAAATATATTATTTTGTATGTCGTACCGTTGAAGTTGCCCATGAAGGCAATACCAATAGAATTTAAGTTGTGGTTCTTTGCGTGTGCCCCTACAAAGCTCCATCCTCGCCCTTCGTACACCATACCATCTTGCCCAAGAAGAAAGCTAAAAGCTCGAAGGGAAGAAGCttgaattaaaaaaaaacattttctggTTTAAACAGACTACTGGAAATAAATATAATTAGCTTATTATAAATTACGATCGTTTAGCCTGATTAACGATTCATCTGTCATTGGACTTGTTGATCTaggtttttaaaaatatgaTGCTTGCATCCTTCTAACTTGTATCCGATATCTTCAAAGCCCCGATCCTCCATGTGCATTTTCTGAATATGTGTGAGCTGAGAGATATATTCATGCGGCTGGCGACAGGGCCCGAGAGCGGTGTGGTGAATTATGACTTGCTGAGCAAGACCGTCCATTCTTTCTCTGCTTCGGGGCTCCACGGCGTTCCAGTGATTTCGAGAAACGATAAACACTGCgataaaatgaagtttaaaaaaTTGGTTAAAACGTACCCCTCATTTTCCATATATGTTAAACCATAAATACATATAAGGTCTTGAAAGAACTGAACGTAGCATAGCGAATTGATTTAACAGCAATTTTCAGTTTCACCTGTGCTGCTTTCGTTCTCTTTTCCTTTAAGCATGTTGTCTCCGCATAAACATCAGCAATACGCATTCAAATATTTTTAGGCTATAAGATTTTACAGATCCTGCTAATACTCTTGAACTGTACTTTGAATAAATTAAAAGCTCGATACTGAGCAGGATAAGGAGGCCGTGACGCAACAAGCAGTCTAGCTTCCGCCTAAATTCCTTACACAAACAACATGATTCAGCACCGATTTCTCAGTCGTTGCCAGCGTAGCGTACGCGGCATGAAAAAGGAAGTCAAACAAATCACACTGAGGAAATTTTATGCAATCGTGTACTTAACGTTTATGAAGGAATTGTCACTGTGAATTTACACATACTACATGTTTTTCATAAACGACATGCAAGTAGAAATTGCATTGCACTTCGTAAAGACAAAAATCTTTGAGCTGGCTTCTTGGCCACTCCATTTGATGCTCCTAGAGTGAGCAAAGCTCTGCTCCGTTCATCATTTGTCAATTTCTAATCACAGGGCCACCGATGACCAAATATGTGGAGTGGTGGACAGCTCTCAAAATGCTATTAAAATTGACATAATAGTAACATTGACATTTATCTGTGCTGGGTTAATACAAGCCTACTGCTCCAAAATAACGAGCCAATAGCTATGTGGACAGAGAACAATCCCTGATCAAtataataattttataatttaatCATGGTTAATTAAGTCTAAATGAAGTCCATGATAAAGCATTCTATTTTGATCAAGATACAATATCTTTAAtatataaatgaaacaaataaacTATACAACAGCATGAAATAAGCAGTTAGAGGaaggttttatttttattgtcattacccACAATCCTGTTGGGACACAAAAATGAAAATCTCAAGCAATTACAGTTTTACATTTATTAGcatgtatttaaaaataacattaaaataACATTATTACAAGTTATATCCATAACTCAAAGTAGCTACCACTTCCAAAAAAGGTTTCATTTGGTGATTCAGTTAAAGTTGCTACACTAACTAAACCTTTAAATCACTAGCATTTACATTTAACTGCCACTCTTCACTCAGTCTTCCTTATTCTGTCCATCTGTGTCCACAGTGTGGGGCTGTACATACATAATACAGCCTCATGGCATCCTATAACACAGTTACAGAGCAGTATGTTTTTGTGCATCTGTGCAACATTATAGTCAAATACACTTCAAAATAATTTCATGTGTTtgattttacttttttaaatatAAGTGTCAGTTTCTTAAAACATGTAAGGTCCCCTTTTAAAGCTCTTTAGTTATGCTTTGGACTTGAAAGTAATTGCTTGGGCACAACTAGACATGAACACAAgttttggtaaaaaaaaaaacaaacacaaaccccCTTTTTTTCAGCCTCAATGGCATCGATCTCAAacctgtttattgttttactgtttcatttaaaaaacataCTGACATCTTTAATCGGTTTTGATAAATCTGTGTCAGAATCTCCTAATAACTACATAGTAAAATACTTACAGGGGAGTTTTAAAATACTAATTCTATTCTTTATCTTTACTATAAGATGGAAGCAAATACACCTGTTTTTTTCATACATTACCTCAGCTTTCATGCTGTGAGACTGGAAAAACACTGCCTCCTTGTGGCCACACCTGGAAACATAACTTGGTATTAAAGTAGAAGTTGTACAACATGCACACAGGTACTTGCTCCTGCAGCGCTGATGTAAGCACTGTAGAAATTTTCAAACCTTGTCCTGGCATATATGCCCATGCCATCCTGGAGAAGCCGGCTTACTTGTGCAACCTGAATGGGCTGCAAGTACTGCCTCGATACCAGAAGCGAAAAGGACACTTAAAACACAAAACTACAAAACTGGAGAAAAAAATTAGTCAGGAAGGATAAAGCGAGTGTAATTCTTTGCCCACCACCTGCAAAACCATTCGATTTTCCATTTTTGTCTTGCTGTGGCCTCTCCAGTGCACCAGTTGTCTTTCACTTGCAACTGACTCACAATTGTGAATGCCTTCTAAATGCACAGAAGATATCCCTGAAGTTTCTGAAATTTAACTTGGTCTTGGTGTTAGGGATGGGTGGATCCATCCAAATCAACAGTGTAGATACCAACATTAGGACTGGATTGCAGCTAGCGTGATGGGATCGACACTACAGTTACACACTCCATTTACACACTACAGTTACACATTACAATCAAAAAGTAGACACGTCCCAGTTGTGTGACTTTTTGTTTCCAGGCAGGAATGAACTTGTAGGCCTCCAGAACTTATTTAATGTGATGGAAACATGAGAAATGGTTCCAAATTAGGATTGCTGGCACATTTTGTTGTGCATGATTTGCATGCTGGGTAACCAGCAAAACAGATGACTTGAACATTGAATTCAGGTACAGCAACACAGGAAGTTTACCTGTATCTCTATCCATATCTGTCATTAATTATGTTAAAGATAGATACTTTAATGATCCCTGAGGGAAATTCTTGAAGAAGTTGATTATATTAATCCTAGTGTTTAAAAAAGCCATAGAAGTGCAATGAAAGGGAGATATTTAGtattttttatattgttttCGGATCTAAATAAAAACTCTGAACTCTAACTGCAAAACAATTTTCATTTTAAAGCATTTATTCTCCAGTAATAATTTTGTGCACTTTGTTTATGTGACAAAAAGCCAGAGAAGTTAAATGGAAGGgataattgttttattatttaattattccTGAACAAAAACCTGAATAAGCTGAATGAATAAGCATGCAAGTTTTATTTACTTGGGAGCAGACTGATTATAAATTTTGTAGTATCAAACACACCACAGCTTGGTGTTATATAGTGAATATTAAGTGTTcccttgatttttttttagcagTGTATAGGTTTATTGTGAACATGTGATATTGTATGGTATTTTGTTCTTTCATAATATTCTGACAAGTGTGAGAAGAAGAAAGATTTGTTTGGTGTCTAGTAAAGGACTGGTATGTGTGACGTTCAATACTAACTTAGGGCATGGGTGGTCCTCTGTCCGTGGTAGTGTTGGATCTTGGGACACATCAGCAATAATCTGTGTGAGTTCACTGGGGAAAACAAACAATTAATACTTTTAAAATAGTGTAAAGTACTGAACACCAACATATAGCTAAGTTGCCAtatttgtgattttcaccccaatcaaaatttttTGTCcgtatttacccatctgtgcagtgagaacacacacacacacacacacacacacacacacacacgtcttcaGGCCTGAGAACCACCAGAAAATTTGACATGCTATGGGATTTTACTTACTCCACTTCATGGGTAATTTTATTCACATATATGCAGCTATTGTCTGCCTCTTGCTGATAGTCACAATTCCTGCACTGAACACAGATATTAGGATTTTGTCAGAACCCAACTTCACAACAGCGATTACAGATACAGAATTTAAGCATTTTAAGTTTACCTACAGCATACAGCAGTATGCGGTTTTCCTTGTCCTCTTTGGGATACAACATGTTGTTACTGTAAAAACAAATTAACACATTATTTTGTAATACTTTGTAATATGTTGTAATGTTTTTACAGGATGTTGTGTCAAGTAGCTTATGCTAAAATGTTCATCTGTCTATACGTATTGCCTTTGTACAACTTTAAACATACTACGTGAGTGTGTATATAGTCGGTAAAAGATCTGATAAATATGATAAAACTAGTACTGGAAggcttgggttagggttaggcttaACATTTTGTCCCGCTTCTGGACATAAACTAAAAAATAACATTAGGTAGTTATACAGCTGCGAATATGTCCAAAACAACACCACCAAGGCAACCCAACCTATCTGAAATGGGGATCCGTAATCGATTTAGGATTATATGAGATTTAGTTATTCTGATTAAGGTTAGCTTGCCTTGGCTAGCATATTAATAACGTTAGCTTGCTAGTTACCTAGTATAAAAATTGAAATAAACTCGTCACGTTTACCATTCTTGACAGAATCGGATCCCAACAAAACCAGGTGCGCGCGTACCACTATCCAAGTCCATTTCAAAATTTTATAGATACCTAGTTAATAGCTAAGCGTACTTCAGCTAGTCATAATGCTAAAGGCAAGGGAAACTTCTTCTATTTTATCTGGTCAGTAAAGGATCACTCGAGAATATTACTGCCACCTATTGGAATACTATTAAACTGCACAATATCCTAGACCGTATATTTCCGAACCTACCCATCACTTTGCTTAACACTGATTATAAAATTATTACTTCGTTATTTGCAAATAGATTGAAAACTAATATGCACCAAATTATCAGTGAGACACAATCTGGTTTTATGAAGGGAAGATCTATACATAATAATATTCGTCTTATACAGGATCTCATTGATTATAACCATCTTATTAAAGATGATGGTTTTATTCTTTTCCTGGATTTTTACAAGGCCTTTGATTCTGTAGAGCATCCGTTTATTTTTCATAGCTTAAAATCTTTTGGTTTTGGAATTCGCTTTCAGAATATCATTAAATGTTTATATGAGAACACAACTTCATCAGTTTCACTGCCGAGAGGAACCTCTCCTCGATTCTCTATAGAACGTGGAATTAAACAAGGATGTCCCATATCTCCTTTACTTTttatgggtcattccaggattttggtacatttcaggggtggtaacttctgaaaatttgatcttcaatttgatcatttaaaatcatatatttataatctacaggttataaactatcaaaaagtttgattcgtcaatctcagatatggaagaagttttttcgttattagattggtgtgcagtaaattggtatgcagtaacagggttgcgactaacagggttgcaaatttaggctaagttgtggtctaccccaggaacagatgctcactgtaaaatttagctatgtatacaagatcaaggacaaatatggttatataagtatataaagtaaattttgactctactcaatattagtcttacaatatgaggaacagggttgcattcactgagtgacacacacaacttggacaaacatatttggaaaaaaaccttgaaaattgttagagcacttaccatttttcttgccatgtgggcaggaaatgtccttgtgatgcaaattcctttgtgctagtacacaaatatttttaaccctttctctgccagataaaattccatatggtaacagggttgcgcgcatgttgtgggacacaacttaatagtgtaaaaactgtgacatgcaatacaatgtagaccaaataagttgttttcataagtaaaggagatgcatttcaacaatatacaagaggaagtaatttatttagagcttattttaattgttaaatttggcaaaggagttggtcacccaatgtgtgggacaagagaaaatggccattttttgaggtggttcaaaggtattcggtcttttgaataatatctaaggcgcttatttttccaccaaattttacagtttgtcttataacaagtacaatgtttaaaaaaaatagtcatttagatattttggatatgtacatttgaaatttaagtggtgggacaggaaatgtaccaaaatcctggaatgacccttaTAATGGCCACAGAGATGCTCTCTATCTGTATAAAGAACTCCAATATTGCTCCTCTTAATATGTTAGGTAGACCTCTTATCATTAGTCAATTTGCAGACGACACCACTATTTTCATGAAGGATATAAATGAGACTCCAAAATTTTTTCAAATTATTAGTATGTTCTCGAAAGCGTCAGGCCTTTAATTAAATCTGAATAAATGTGAAATGATGTCAGTTCATCCCACTGACTTAGAAGAAgtcgacgctgcttcctgccgaccgacgctgttgcggagcgaattttgaaattgttttctaaagtataataatctatttacgtgctaatctttaccttttgcattcctagataaattttacaggttttattccagccgctgaccaactttctgccttcacaaatcagctagcgtaagtttatatatcggctagacacggtaagtgttttgatttattcatggctggtgttggtttgttcccgtgttcggagtgtggcatgtttagtctagaccagggatgtcaaagtcaaatacaacgagggccaaaaaaacaaatttgctacaagccgagggccggactggttcaatgtttattaaaacatattaaaatgattgctcatagcctattgaaccaagacctaacacagtgtatattatttaatgattaaatgaataaagcaatattttcttatggatctgtcagtaatttcaagtgaaaatatttttcaacaagcaaacatgaataaagtaataaaggtttattgctggaatttaagctaaagtacttgaaaatgcttgaaattgtaactacttcgtttcacaacaaatagctatctgactgaacagttctcttttattacgttaacaaatacgagcctcttgtaattccaggacaaaatatgagagaacgtgaagacgttaatattgggcgtgttgaaaataatgtgataaaaaagtgaattattttgaatcatttcgaatatatgtataaatatttaacttaattaagtttaacgtgctgggaaatattgaaatggaccttgaaagtgacgtacaagtgcttgaattccaccttgtaaaggtgtatgaaccctgcaaacatgactttgttcattgcgctgaggcgcggcgcgcgcaaagtacaaaattcgagagatgcacgacctcgcgaatcgacagcgcgcgagacgctcgcgcacgagctgagccactgcgattacgttattttcgccgcgctgaccctcgccgcttgtgcgtgctgcagtgacttcgcgggctaccgttgcattgtggggaatgtagtgtttgtgcgtgcaaaacaccagcgggcggctgtggcctgcgggccggttctaacagtaattaaatatcatccagggggccatagataatcaattcacgggccggatctggcccgcgggccttgactttgacatatgtggtctagaccctttcgccactgatagtaatagtgatagtatttgtgagaggtgccagttagttacttctcttgtggcgaaagtggaaagtttagagcgacgcgtccactcattattgagggatagagagacagggtctgtagtaggtgtggacgcgccagggagaactagcgcctccgcgactccggcgatagagccctcaaagcggggcgaatgggtgacgtctcggcggcgtagtcggagagcgagggctgcagctaccgctaacgccagcgctagcccaccagagcaccactccccggttcacgtgtccaacaggtttgccccgctcagtgttacacccgctgaggagactctggtcataggagactctatagtccgacacgtgaaagtagctgtagctgtaggggcaccagcggttacagtcagctgtttaccgggagccagagcgccggacattagtggcaaccttagattgttagctcataggaggttttctaggatagtgattcatgtaggggctaacgatatacgtctgcggcagtcagaggtgactaaggctaatgttaaagaggtggttaaattagcccagacgatgtccgatgccgtaatctgctctggccccatcccaatgcggcgcggtgatgagcagtacagcaggctcacgtcgctaaatcgctggatgtccaagtggtgttcagaaaatcaagtgggctttattaataattgggaagagttcaagggcaagcctggtcttttaggcagggacggtgtccaccccacccgggatggcgctgccctgttatcttgcagcatagcccatagcctgttagctagtcggcagagtagcactaggagctgctgactgtccagggtcgcgaccaggccgcagactaacgggttaaacctgtctgcgagccgCTTAGAtgcgtcaccaagttcccttaggattgagactgtgtctgtgccccaggttaaactaaatcataagaaaatagtccgcccgaagtttttaactaatattcagacttcacatcaaattattacaacctatatgaccgatctgaaaattggattaatcaatattcgatcgctcaactcaaaagcagtttttgtaaatgaacttataacagaccagaaaattgatattctttgtctaactgaaacgtgggttcaatctggtgattatttaactctaaacgaagccactcctgtgggatatagttatatacatagacctagactgtcaggcagaggaggtggaatatgtataatctatcgtgattgtttagaaattcatcagaaatacttagatatttcaaactcatttgagatgcagtctattaatgtaattagtccatctgaaaataaaagtacattctccctaactaatgtatacagaccaccagggccttactcagatttcttaaacgatttcaccgattttgcagcaaatttagcagtatgtagtgacaaaataataatggtaggagactttaacatacactttgataatgcggaggatccactgacaagggcttttacttctatattgaactctgtcggcattaaacaaaacgtagtaggacctacacattatcgaaatcataccctagatctaatattaacgctgggtatcgacgtagataatataaacatactcccgcaaaccgtagcaatctccgatcattagttagtaaaattcgattttcaccttaacataaatacccgcccgtctcctcggcagtgtataaagcgctcaataaattcatcaacagcaacacagtttattgaaaccctccctgacttaactgctttagcccactcgccatccgatccaggagagttaggtagtctaaccgactacttagagaatacctgcagatcagctctagatatagtagctccactaaaatataaaaaagctagatccaaaaagctcgccccatggtacaccgaccaaactagaaacttaaaacaaatagcacgtaaattagagcagaaattggaagtattccactgtgcctggaaggatagcattattgactacaaacgggcactcactaaagcacgctcagcatacttagcctcactgatagagaaaaataaaaacaatcctagatttctttttaatactatttctaaacttacaaaaaatcaagcaggcacagaacctcagattccagtaaacctcactagtaatgtatttatagatttctttgataataaaatagagaatattagacaaaatataaaaccctttattagcaatacaactggtatgtcatctggtttggttgatattgatttaaattacataccgggagaaaaacttgatgcttttcatccactcccaaaatcagaattagagaaaataatttcttccttaaattgtactacctgcacattagactcagttccctcaaagttattaaaagaggtattaccagctgtaactgaacctcttctaactatagttaactcatccattacaataggtcacatgcccaaatcatgtaaattagcaattatcaaacctctgatcaagaaaccaaatcttgatccgactgtgctatctaattatagacccatttcaaacacatcatttatatctaagatcatagaaaaagctgttgcccagcaattatgcctatatctgcataggaataacacatttgaaaagttccaatctggttttaggccccatcacagtactgaaacagcattagttaaagtaacaaatgacctcctccttgcatcagatcaaggctatgtatcactgttagtgcttcttgatcttagtgcagctttcgacacaattgatcataggatcttgctagaaaggttagaacgctgggttggagtctcaggcacagccttttcatggtttcagtcttacttaacaaatcgctatcagtttgtagagctcaataatatttcatccaaacatacaatggttaaatatggggtcccgcaaggctccatcttaggaccactattatttacattatatatgctaccattgggcacagttataaacaaacatggtgtcaactttcactgctatgcagatgacactcaactttacatatcagccaaacccaatgacaaactcagtttaggaaatattgaggcctgtgtaagagatattaaatgctggatgtctctaaacttcctacaattaaatgaggacaaaacagaagttctccttgtgggccctaaggccgcaagacagaaaattccaaattttatgcttaatcttgcagactatcccattacacctggcacagtagccaaaaacctaggcgtcatactcgactccgacctatcatttgataaatatatagataatactactaggatagcttttctacatctccgcaacattgccaaattaagaaatgcattatcacaggatgatgcagaaaaattggtgcacgcctttgttagctctagactagactactgcaattcactactgtcaggatgttcaaataggaatctaaataaacttcaagtagttcaaaatgccgcagctagagttctgaccagaactagaaaatttcagcatattagaccagtcctatcagccctgcattggctcccagttaaatttcgtattgattttaaaattctattattagcatataaagcactacacgggcttgctcctgaatacctccaggaacttatttcctactatgaacccccacgtcaactaagatcacagggtgc includes these proteins:
- the pglyrp5 gene encoding peptidoglycan recognition protein 5 isoform X2, translated to MLKGKENESSTVFIVSRNHWNAVEPRSRERMDGLAQQVIIHHTALGPCRQPHEYISQLTHIQKMHMEDRGFEDIGYNFLLGQDGMVYEGRGWSFVGAHAKNHNLNSIGIAFMGNFNDVSPSCAALSAAKSLILYGVAQGFISPTFLLLGHRDVANTECPGENLYSSLATLRYQ
- the pglyrp5 gene encoding peptidoglycan recognition protein 5 isoform X1, with the protein product MLKGKENESSTVFIVSRNHWNAVEPRSRERMDGLAQQVIIHHTALGPCRQPHEYISQLTHIQKMHMEDRGFEDIGYKLEGSSSLRAFSFLLGQDGMVYEGRGWSFVGAHAKNHNLNSIGIAFMGNFNDVSPSCAALSAAKSLILYGVAQGFISPTFLLLGHRDVANTECPGENLYSSLATLRYQ
- the polr2i gene encoding DNA-directed RNA polymerase II subunit RPB9 isoform X1; the encoded protein is MDLDSGTRAPGFVGIRFCQECNNMLYPKEDKENRILLYACRNCDYQQEADNSCIYVNKITHEVDELTQIIADVSQDPTLPRTEDHPCPKCGHKEAVFFQSHSMKAEDAMRLYYVCTAPHCGHRWTE
- the polr2i gene encoding DNA-directed RNA polymerase II subunit RPB9 isoform X2 is translated as MLYPKEDKENRILLYACRNCDYQQEADNSCIYVNKITHEVDELTQIIADVSQDPTLPRTEDHPCPKCGHKEAVFFQSHSMKAEDAMRLYYVCTAPHCGHRWTE